The following are from one region of the Ischnura elegans chromosome 12, ioIscEleg1.1, whole genome shotgun sequence genome:
- the LOC124169755 gene encoding probable inactive tRNA-specific adenosine deaminase-like protein 3, giving the protein MSFSENFHWSLKPVLPHELSGDVESTDVYVCRILDSKKISDVMKTLSGISPIFGLGHLKRVTTLEGKGSCIILCEANSFSEDSCVKFFKEKGFSFDGLDPIPFKVSVPAVTPKTRKQYENASTMWACNFTVDKYIEKIIDGSLFDANDRKLQEQYMDTAYLAAEKSLEMNGIGVGCVIVDPIKLCVVIIAYDRRLGHPLKHAVMVAADLMARVQGGGLWPVEEGMWISPAKIERRVPCKRTKDFSFGDMTSPYLCTGYDVYLTREPCAMCAMALVHCRARRVFFGCFNEGALGGKMKLHEMRGLNHCLEVFSGLHRRKCERISCSEYKS; this is encoded by the coding sequence ATGTCGTTCTCGGAGAATTTCCATTGGTCATTGAAACCTGTGTTACCCCATGAACTGAGTGGCGATGTAGAATCCACTGACGTTTATGTTTGTCGCATtttggattcaaagaaaatttccGATGTTATGAAAACTTTGAGTGGAATATCACCAATTTTCGGTCTTGGCCATCTTAAAAGGGTGACAACTCTGGAGGGAAAAGGCTCATGTATTATACTCTGTGAAGCAAATAGCTTTTCCGAGGACAgttgtgttaaattttttaaagagaaagGTTTTAGCTTTGATGGCCTTGATCCGATTCCATTCAAAGTATCTGTTCCTGCTGTTACCCCCAAAACCAGAAAGCAGTATGAAAATGCTTCAACAATGTGGGCCTGTAACTTCACTGTTGACAAATACATTGAGAAAATCATCGATGGTTCACTTTTTGATGCAAACGACAGAAAGCTTCAGGAGCAGTACATGGACACTGCATATCTTGCTGCTGAAAAAAGTTTGGAGATGAATGGTATAGGCGTCGGATGTGTTATTGTTGATCCCATTAAGTTGTGTGTTGTTATTATAGCGTATGATAGGCGTCTGGGCCATCCATTGAAGCATGCAGTAATGGTTGCTGCTGATTTAATGGCAAGAGTTCAAGGTGGTGGTCTGTGGCCTGTGGAAGAGGGCATGTGGATTTCTCCTGCAAAAATTGAGCGACGAGTTCCATGTAAAAGAACCAAGGATTTTTCCTTTGGTGACATGACATCTCCATATTTGTGCACTGGATATGATGTATACTTGACAAGAGAGCCTTGTGCCATGTGTGCAATGGCTCTGGTCCATTGCAGGGCTCGTAGGGTATTCTTTGGCTGTTTCAACGAAGGAGCTCTTGGAGGTAAAATGAAACTGCATGAGATGAGAGGTTTAAATCATTGTTTAGAAGTCTTTAGTGGACTTCACAGAAGAAAATGTGAGAGAATCAGCTGCAGTGAATATAAAAGTTGA
- the LOC124169757 gene encoding myb/SANT-like DNA-binding domain-containing protein 3 isoform X2: MEDRRMVRLTREETKLLVDIIVKHQEVLESKKTDALSNAKKAKAWLDVQEEFNSNEFVRKRTAKQLRKSWDNLKMRKRKELADERQERMRTGGGPMPSTSREDLPPEMEIAMSSISYSPPNAGDCDALPVPSVSTVGRVETSECLLPPNVSEISDCDERPVEEAYTPRIQGAGTSSSSKRARFTREAAIEKEMEARLEHMASYNEKEDAIQRIRKREAEIACAIKEQELANAKAAGKTIQMEEEFKRRILSIQLQTEEAKRKRVLSDTPL, translated from the exons ATGGAGGACCGACGTATGGTTCGGCTCacaagggaagagacgaagttgttgGTTGACATCATAGTTAAGCATCAGGAGGTTTTGGAgagcaagaagacggatgcattatCAAATGCGAAGAAGGCGAAAGCCTGGTTGGATGTGCAGGAAGAATTTAATTCTAATGAATTTGTGCGGAAG CGCACCGCCAAGCAATTGAGGAAGAGTTGGGATAACCTGAAGATGAGAAAGAGGAAAGAGCTGGCTGATGAAAGGCAGGAGAGGATGAGGACTGGTGGCGGACCTATGCCGTCCACCAGCAGGGAAGATTTGCCACCAGAGATGGAAATTGCCATGTCGTCCATCTCCTACTCACCGCCGAATGCTGGAGACTGCGATGCATTGCCGGTCCCCAGCGTTTCCACGGTGGGTAGGGTTGAGACCTCGGAGTGTTTGCTTCCTCCCAACGTTTCTGAGATATCAG ATTGTGACGAAAGACCGGTAGAGGAAGCATACACTCCGAGGATTCAAGGTGCAGGGACCTCTTCCAGTTCGAAAAGGGCACGATTTACCAGGGAAGCGGCCATTGAGAAGGAGATGGAAGCTAGGCTGGAGCACATGGCATCTTATAATGAAAAGGAGGATGCCATCCAGCGGATCCGGAAGAGAGAAGCAGAGATTGCATGCGCAATCAAGGAACAGGAGCTAGCCAACGCCAAGGCTGCTGGAAAGACCATCCAGatggaggaggaatttaagaGGCGTATCTTAAGTATACAGCTTCAAACGGAGGAGGCGAAGCGGAAGCGTGTG CTTTCAGATACACCTCTATGA
- the LOC124169757 gene encoding myb/SANT-like DNA-binding domain-containing protein 3 isoform X1, producing the protein MEDRRMVRLTREETKLLVDIIVKHQEVLESKKTDALSNAKKAKAWLDVQEEFNSNEFVRKRTAKQLRKSWDNLKMRKRKELADERQERMRTGGGPMPSTSREDLPPEMEIAMSSISYSPPNAGDCDALPVPSVSTVGRVETSECLLPPNVSEISDCDERPVEEAYTPRIQGAGTSSSSKRARFTREAAIEKEMEARLEHMASYNEKEDAIQRIRKREAEIACAIKEQELANAKAAGKTIQMEEEFKRRILSIQLQTEEAKRKRVVLVMIYYYAEDETSLVTAKYMSRILNVNVRQ; encoded by the exons ATGGAGGACCGACGTATGGTTCGGCTCacaagggaagagacgaagttgttgGTTGACATCATAGTTAAGCATCAGGAGGTTTTGGAgagcaagaagacggatgcattatCAAATGCGAAGAAGGCGAAAGCCTGGTTGGATGTGCAGGAAGAATTTAATTCTAATGAATTTGTGCGGAAG CGCACCGCCAAGCAATTGAGGAAGAGTTGGGATAACCTGAAGATGAGAAAGAGGAAAGAGCTGGCTGATGAAAGGCAGGAGAGGATGAGGACTGGTGGCGGACCTATGCCGTCCACCAGCAGGGAAGATTTGCCACCAGAGATGGAAATTGCCATGTCGTCCATCTCCTACTCACCGCCGAATGCTGGAGACTGCGATGCATTGCCGGTCCCCAGCGTTTCCACGGTGGGTAGGGTTGAGACCTCGGAGTGTTTGCTTCCTCCCAACGTTTCTGAGATATCAG ATTGTGACGAAAGACCGGTAGAGGAAGCATACACTCCGAGGATTCAAGGTGCAGGGACCTCTTCCAGTTCGAAAAGGGCACGATTTACCAGGGAAGCGGCCATTGAGAAGGAGATGGAAGCTAGGCTGGAGCACATGGCATCTTATAATGAAAAGGAGGATGCCATCCAGCGGATCCGGAAGAGAGAAGCAGAGATTGCATGCGCAATCAAGGAACAGGAGCTAGCCAACGCCAAGGCTGCTGGAAAGACCATCCAGatggaggaggaatttaagaGGCGTATCTTAAGTATACAGCTTCAAACGGAGGAGGCGAAGCGGAAGCGTGTGGTACTTGTTATGATATATTACTATGCTGAAGATGAAACAAGTTTAGTAACAGCCAAATACATGAGTAGAATCTTAAATGTGAACGTGAGGCAATAA
- the LOC124169754 gene encoding putative nuclease HARBI1: protein MDAAFARYVMEEPYIYVGRMHLRDRQNPIEFYSEAEFLQRYRFSKRTVSDVLLPYVRSERLSNRGLPIPDILKLLIALRFYATGSFQLVCGDLAGVTQGTVSKIIKSISNDLVAVLPRYMKLPSSDEDTARCKRSFYEKAQFPGVVGCIDCTHVPIVSPGGEFGELYRNRKGWFSLNVQVVAGPSMEIMDIVCRWQGSAHDARIFHNSRLKLKFETNEVKGILLGDSGYPLLPYLFTPVLRPVSASERRYNISHIRTRCTVERTFWVWKRRFPCISMKLRVKLFTAQKVILACAVLRNVAMQNHDPMPDRMPAMPRLEVPVQRLQPVHGRPNAIRAAFIERHFGEEVNVLEPQNVA, encoded by the exons ATGGACGCAGCATTTGCAAGGTACGTGATGGAAGAGCCGTATATTTATGTTGGAAGAATGCACCTAAGGGATAGGCAGAATCCCATTGAGTTTTATTCAGAAGCGGAATTCCTCCAGAGGTATCGCTTCTCAAAGAGAACGGTATCAGACGTCTTATTACCTTACGTGAGGAGTGAGCGTTTAAGCAACCGTGGTTTGCCGATTCCGGATATTTTGAAGCTGCTAATTGCCTTGAGGTTTTACGCCACCGGGTCATTCCAG TTAGTTTGCGGCGATCTGGCCGGGGTTACTCAGGGGACGGTGTCCAAAATTATTAAG AGCATCAGTAATGACCTGGTGGCAGTATTACCTCGGTACATGAAGTTGCCAAGTTCAGATGAAGATACTGCTCGATGCAAGAGATCTTTTTACGAAAAAGCTCAATTTCCTGGAGTGGTGGGTTGTATCGACTGCACCCATGTTCCGATTGTGAGTCCGGGGGGGGAGTTTGGCGAGTTGTACAGAAACCGGAAGGGGTGGTTTTCCCTAAATGTGCag gtCGTTGCCGGTCCAAGTATGGAAATAATGGATATAGTTTGCAGATGGCAAGGTTCAGCTCATGATGCTAGAATTTTCCACAATAGTCGCCTTAAGCTGAAATTTGAGACCAATGAGGTGAAGGGCATCCTGCTAGGAGATAGTGGGTATCCTCTATTGCCATATCTTTTCACACCAGTTTTAAGACCAGTGTCTGCTTCTGAGAGGAG GTACAACATCTCCCACATTAGGACAAGGTGCACAGTGGAGCGTACATTTTGGGTGTGGAAACGTAGATTTCCATGCATCAGTATGAAGCTCCGCGTGAAGTTATTTACTGCACAGAAGGTCATTTTGGCTTGTGCAGTTCTTCGCAATGTGGCTATGCAGAATCATGATCCTATGCCTGATCGTATGCCAGCTATGCCCAGGTTGGAAGTCCCTGTACAAAGACTCCAACCTGTTCACGGTCGCCCAAATGCCATCCGGGCGGCATTCATAGAGAGGCATTTTGGTGAAGAG gtCAATGTTCTTGAACCTCAGAACGTGGCATAG